One Desulfovibrio sp. JC022 genomic region harbors:
- a CDS encoding RNase H-like domain-containing protein: GKEDFSVFTDACGDGLGAVLMQRGKVIVYISRKFKPHDGNYVSAGPPPEGG, from the coding sequence GGAAAGGAGGACTTTTCGGTCTTTACGGATGCGTGTGGGGACGGTCTTGGAGCAGTTCTGATGCAGCGCGGGAAGGTGATTGTCTACATTTCGAGGAAGTTTAAGCCTCATGATGGGAACTATGTTAGTGCAGGACCACCACCAGAGGGAGGGTGA